Part of the Sphingobium sp. TKS genome is shown below.
GGCTTGCCTCCGATCAGGAGCTTTGGCTCTGCGGCATCCGCATTCCCCATGATCGCGGCCTAGCAGGCCATAGCGATGCCGATGTGGCGATCCACGCGCTGGTCGACGCCCTGCTCGGCGCGCTGGCGGAGGGTGATATCGGCAGCCATTTTCCGCCCTCCGATCCGCAGTGGCGCGGCTTCGCCTCCTCCCGCTTCCTGGAATATGCGGCGGAGCGCGTCGCAAAACGGGACGGCATCATCGAACATGTCGACCTGACGCTGATCTGCGAAGCGCCCAAAATCGGTCCGCATCGGGAAGCAATGCGAGCTCGCATCGCGGAAATCCTGGGCTTGCCCCTCGACCGGGTCAGCGTGAAAGCAACGACCACGGAGCGACTGGGCTTTACCGGCCGTCGCGAAGGCATCGCCGCACAGGCTGTTGCCACCCTCTCCCTCCCCGCGCTATTCTGATCGCCATGCCCGATAGCATCCTTCCCGCTTCGCTGGTCGAATTGGCCGAGCGCGTCATCATCGCCAACCGCCGCGCCGGCCGCACCATCGCGGTGGCGGAAAGCTGCACCGGCGGTCTGGTCTCCGCCGCACTGACTGAAATTGCCGGCTCATCGGAAGTGTTTGAGGCCGGATTTATCACTTATTCCAATGATATGAAAAGCGAACTTCTCAAAGTTTCGCAGGATGTCATCGAAACCTTCGGCGCTGTTTCCATCGCCACCGCCTGGGCCATGGCGCAGGGCGCGCTCAACAAGAGCCACGCCAATGTCGCCGTCGCCATCACCGGCATCGCCGGTCCCGGCGGCGGATCGGAGCAAAAGCCCGTGGGGACGGTCGTCTTCGCCCGTGCGGAACGTGGCGCCAGCCCCGACAAGATCGTGGCCGACATGCATCATTTCGGGGATACGGGCCGTGGTGGCGTCCGCCTTCAGGCGGCGCTCTGCGCGCTCGAACTGCTGCTGCCCGACTCGCCCGCGCCGTAAAGTTCCGCCGCGCGGGTTTCGAAAGCGCCGATCATCTTGCGCAGCGCCTTGTCGAACACCTGACCTGCAATCATCTCGAACAGCTTGCTCTTGAATTCGAACTCCACCTCGAAGTCCACCAGCACCCCGCCCTTGCCGTCGTCGCGGAAGCTCCATTCATTGTGCAGATGCTTCAACGGCCCGTCGAGATAATCGACCCGCACATGGTCGGGCCGATGCTTGTGGACGCGGGAGGTGAAGCTCTCCTTGATCCCCTTGAAGCCCACGATCATGTCCGCGACCATGTCCGATTCATTGTCGGAGCGAACGCGGATCGCGCTGACCCAGGGCAGGAATTCAGGATAGGCCTCCACATTCGCCACCAGGTCGAACATTTGTTCGGGCGAATAGGGAAGCGGCCTTGTTTCGTTATGCTTGGGCATCGGCTTATTTGGCAGCCTTCGCCAGTTGCGCCTCACGGGCGGCGCGCATTTCGGCAAAATCCTTGCCCGCGTGATAGCTGGACCGAGTGAGCGGGCTCGACGCCACTTGAAGGAAGCCCTTGGCCCGGGCAATCGCGGCATAGGCATTGAACGCCGCCGGAGTAACGAACTCCATGACCTTAGCATGTTTCGGCGTGGGCTGGAGATATTGCCCCATGGTCAGGAAATCGATGTCCGCGGAGCGCATGTCATCCATCACCTGATGGACCTCCAGCCGCTCCTCGCCCAGGCCCAGCATGATGCCGGACTTGGTGAAGATCGACGGATCAAGCTTCTTCACCGTCTCCAGCAGCCGCAGCGACGCATAATAGCGCGCACCCGGACGGATGGTCGGGTAGAGCCGCGGCACCGTCTC
Proteins encoded:
- a CDS encoding CinA family protein; the protein is MPDSILPASLVELAERVIIANRRAGRTIAVAESCTGGLVSAALTEIAGSSEVFEAGFITYSNDMKSELLKVSQDVIETFGAVSIATAWAMAQGALNKSHANVAVAITGIAGPGGGSEQKPVGTVVFARAERGASPDKIVADMHHFGDTGRGGVRLQAALCALELLLPDSPAP
- a CDS encoding type II toxin-antitoxin system RatA family toxin, with amino-acid sequence MPKHNETRPLPYSPEQMFDLVANVEAYPEFLPWVSAIRVRSDNESDMVADMIVGFKGIKESFTSRVHKHRPDHVRVDYLDGPLKHLHNEWSFRDDGKGGVLVDFEVEFEFKSKLFEMIAGQVFDKALRKMIGAFETRAAELYGAGESGSSSSSAQSAA